From Tiliqua scincoides isolate rTilSci1 chromosome 2, rTilSci1.hap2, whole genome shotgun sequence, the proteins below share one genomic window:
- the LOC136640422 gene encoding zinc finger and SCAN domain-containing protein 31-like isoform X2, with product MSLGAHKTTRIKMEAQDVKPGNDCRQELLTGEAFQEIKQEPEEGLQEGWESQWQAFLKTMSSSHSPQKNPQMPQHQLVDNSKDIQASFKRGPDAKQWPEGQHAIQILPSLGGKAHESQRPCGNVKEEILDEDPISPELRCQYFRHCCYQETEGPRGFCNRLQELCRQWLKPEKHTKEQILELVILEQFLTVLPQDMRCWVREQGPENCTQAVVHAEDFLLKLQKTERWKQKISSLSEDEAIDSHKLEHDPSDATEVEAKQEGDEVASLVGDGQVRAKEENLQLKGPDCVNVSGIPMNGAQETFFQGPDKEEMSGNLQELKHHRGSPLGKPAEQTIHCKEHDGNVQERVQGHKREKTTLRCGKSISQNTIHFNHQRMQKGEKPFKCSYCGKTSNGRTNLMIHERTHTGEKPYECPECGKSFSTSSNLTNHKRVHTGEKPYLCSNCGQSFSHNASLIRHRRTHTGEKPYVCADCGKSFIQKGELIAHKRTHTGEKPYECTECGRSFSTSSHLIRHKRVHTGTKPRSCTDCGQSFHRRSNLKMHKGTYIDNKQ from the exons atgtctctgggagcacacaagacaacaag AATAAAAATGGAGGCGCAGGACGTGAAGCCGGGGAATGACTGCAGGCAGGAGCTTCTGACAGGGGAAGCTTTCCAAGAAATTAAGCAAGAACCAGAGGAGGGTCTGCAAGAGGGCTGGGAATCCCAATGGCAGGCATTCCTAAAGACAATGTCGTCCTCGCATTCACCACAGAAAAACCCACAGATGCCTCAGCACCAGTTGGTGGACAATAGTAAGGATATCCAGGCCTCCTTCAAGAGAGGACCTGATGCCAAACAGTGGCCAGAAGGACAGCATGCGATCCAAATCCTTCCAAGTCTTGGCGGCAAAGCCCATGAAAGCCAACGGCCATGCGGGAATGTGAAAGAAGAGATTCTGGATGAGGACCCCATCAGCCCGGAGCTACGATGCCAATATTTCAGGCACTGCTGCTATCAAGAGACCGAGGGGCCCCGAGGTTTTTGCAACAGGCTCCAGGAACTGTGCCGTCAATGGCTGAAGCCGGAGAAACACACcaaggagcagatcctggagctggtgatcctggagcagttcctgACGGTCCTGCCACAAGACATGCGGTGCTGGGTTAGGGAGCAGGGGCCGGAGAACTGCACCCAGGCAGTGGTCCACGCAGAAGACTTCTTGCTGAAGCTTCAGAAGACAGAGAGATGGAAACAAAAG ATATCAAGTCTTTCAGAAGACGAGGCCATTGATTCACATAAGTTGGAACACGATCCATCAGACGCCACGGAGGTGGAGGCCAAACAGGAAGGTGATGAGGTGGCCAGCTTGGTGG GTGATGGGCAAGTGAGAGCAAAGGAGGAGAATCTTCAACTGAAAGGCCCTGACTGTGTAAATGTTAGTGGAATACCCATGAACGGAGCCCAAGAGACGTTTTTCCAGGGTCCAGACAAAGAAGAGATGTCTGGAAATCTGCAGGAATTAAAACATCATCGAGGAAGTCCTCTAGGAAAGCCAGCAGAACAAACCATTCATTGCAAGGAGCATGATGGAAATGTCCAAGAAAGAGTCCAGGGGCATAAGAGAGAGAAGACAACTCTTCGCTGTGGGAAAAGCATCTCTCAGAACACCATTCATTTCAACCACCAGAGAATGCAGAAGGGAGAAAAGCCATTTAAATGCTCATACTGTGGGAAAACCTCCAATGGAAGAACAAACCTCATGATACACgagagaacccacacgggggagaaaccgTATGAATGCCCCGAATGCGGGAAAAGCTTCAGCACCAGCTCAAACCTCACAAATCACAAAAGGGTGCATACAGGCGAGAAGCCATACCTGTGCTCCAACTGCGGGCAGAGCTTCAGTCACAACGCGTCCCTGATAAGACACCGGAGAACCCATACGGGAGAGAAACCGTATGTGTGCGCAGACTGCGGCAAAAGCTTCATCCAGAAGGGAGAACTGATTGCACACaagagaacccacacgggagagaaGCCCTACGAATGCACCGAGTGCGGGAGAAGCTTCAGCACCAGCTCTCACCTGATAAGACACAAGAGGGTACACACGGGCACCAAACCCCGCAGTTGCACAGACTGTGGTCAAAGTTTCCACAGGAGATCAAACCTTAAAATGCACAAGGGAACATATATTGACAATAAGCAATAA
- the LOC136640422 gene encoding zinc finger and SCAN domain-containing protein 31-like isoform X3 translates to MQRLPVKRIKMEAQDVKPGNDCRQELLTGEAFQEIKQEPEEGLQEGWESQWQAFLKTMSSSHSPQKNPQMPQHQLVDNSKDIQASFKRGPDAKQWPEGQHAIQILPSLGGKAHESQRPCGNVKEEILDEDPISPELRCQYFRHCCYQETEGPRGFCNRLQELCRQWLKPEKHTKEQILELVILEQFLTVLPQDMRCWVREQGPENCTQAVVHAEDFLLKLQKTERWKQKISSLSEDEAIDSHKLEHDPSDATEVEAKQEGDEVASLVAGDGQVRAKEENLQLKGPDCVNVSGIPMNGAQETFFQGPDKEEMSGNLQELKHHRGSPLGKPAEQTIHCKEHDGNVQERVQGHKREKTTLRCGKSISQNTIHFNHQRMQKGEKPFKCSYCGKTSNGRTNLMIHERTHTGEKPYECPECGKSFSTSSNLTNHKRVHTGEKPYLCSNCGQSFSHNASLIRHRRTHTGEKPYVCADCGKSFIQKGELIAHKRTHTGEKPYECTECGRSFSTSSHLIRHKRVHTGTKPRSCTDCGQSFHRRSNLKMHKGTYIDNKQ, encoded by the exons ATGCAAAGGCTGCCAGTAAAAAG AATAAAAATGGAGGCGCAGGACGTGAAGCCGGGGAATGACTGCAGGCAGGAGCTTCTGACAGGGGAAGCTTTCCAAGAAATTAAGCAAGAACCAGAGGAGGGTCTGCAAGAGGGCTGGGAATCCCAATGGCAGGCATTCCTAAAGACAATGTCGTCCTCGCATTCACCACAGAAAAACCCACAGATGCCTCAGCACCAGTTGGTGGACAATAGTAAGGATATCCAGGCCTCCTTCAAGAGAGGACCTGATGCCAAACAGTGGCCAGAAGGACAGCATGCGATCCAAATCCTTCCAAGTCTTGGCGGCAAAGCCCATGAAAGCCAACGGCCATGCGGGAATGTGAAAGAAGAGATTCTGGATGAGGACCCCATCAGCCCGGAGCTACGATGCCAATATTTCAGGCACTGCTGCTATCAAGAGACCGAGGGGCCCCGAGGTTTTTGCAACAGGCTCCAGGAACTGTGCCGTCAATGGCTGAAGCCGGAGAAACACACcaaggagcagatcctggagctggtgatcctggagcagttcctgACGGTCCTGCCACAAGACATGCGGTGCTGGGTTAGGGAGCAGGGGCCGGAGAACTGCACCCAGGCAGTGGTCCACGCAGAAGACTTCTTGCTGAAGCTTCAGAAGACAGAGAGATGGAAACAAAAG ATATCAAGTCTTTCAGAAGACGAGGCCATTGATTCACATAAGTTGGAACACGATCCATCAGACGCCACGGAGGTGGAGGCCAAACAGGAAGGTGATGAGGTGGCCAGCTTGGTGG CAGGTGATGGGCAAGTGAGAGCAAAGGAGGAGAATCTTCAACTGAAAGGCCCTGACTGTGTAAATGTTAGTGGAATACCCATGAACGGAGCCCAAGAGACGTTTTTCCAGGGTCCAGACAAAGAAGAGATGTCTGGAAATCTGCAGGAATTAAAACATCATCGAGGAAGTCCTCTAGGAAAGCCAGCAGAACAAACCATTCATTGCAAGGAGCATGATGGAAATGTCCAAGAAAGAGTCCAGGGGCATAAGAGAGAGAAGACAACTCTTCGCTGTGGGAAAAGCATCTCTCAGAACACCATTCATTTCAACCACCAGAGAATGCAGAAGGGAGAAAAGCCATTTAAATGCTCATACTGTGGGAAAACCTCCAATGGAAGAACAAACCTCATGATACACgagagaacccacacgggggagaaaccgTATGAATGCCCCGAATGCGGGAAAAGCTTCAGCACCAGCTCAAACCTCACAAATCACAAAAGGGTGCATACAGGCGAGAAGCCATACCTGTGCTCCAACTGCGGGCAGAGCTTCAGTCACAACGCGTCCCTGATAAGACACCGGAGAACCCATACGGGAGAGAAACCGTATGTGTGCGCAGACTGCGGCAAAAGCTTCATCCAGAAGGGAGAACTGATTGCACACaagagaacccacacgggagagaaGCCCTACGAATGCACCGAGTGCGGGAGAAGCTTCAGCACCAGCTCTCACCTGATAAGACACAAGAGGGTACACACGGGCACCAAACCCCGCAGTTGCACAGACTGTGGTCAAAGTTTCCACAGGAGATCAAACCTTAAAATGCACAAGGGAACATATATTGACAATAAGCAATAA
- the LOC136640422 gene encoding zinc finger and SCAN domain-containing protein 31-like isoform X1 encodes MSLGAHKTTRIKMEAQDVKPGNDCRQELLTGEAFQEIKQEPEEGLQEGWESQWQAFLKTMSSSHSPQKNPQMPQHQLVDNSKDIQASFKRGPDAKQWPEGQHAIQILPSLGGKAHESQRPCGNVKEEILDEDPISPELRCQYFRHCCYQETEGPRGFCNRLQELCRQWLKPEKHTKEQILELVILEQFLTVLPQDMRCWVREQGPENCTQAVVHAEDFLLKLQKTERWKQKISSLSEDEAIDSHKLEHDPSDATEVEAKQEGDEVASLVAGDGQVRAKEENLQLKGPDCVNVSGIPMNGAQETFFQGPDKEEMSGNLQELKHHRGSPLGKPAEQTIHCKEHDGNVQERVQGHKREKTTLRCGKSISQNTIHFNHQRMQKGEKPFKCSYCGKTSNGRTNLMIHERTHTGEKPYECPECGKSFSTSSNLTNHKRVHTGEKPYLCSNCGQSFSHNASLIRHRRTHTGEKPYVCADCGKSFIQKGELIAHKRTHTGEKPYECTECGRSFSTSSHLIRHKRVHTGTKPRSCTDCGQSFHRRSNLKMHKGTYIDNKQ; translated from the exons atgtctctgggagcacacaagacaacaag AATAAAAATGGAGGCGCAGGACGTGAAGCCGGGGAATGACTGCAGGCAGGAGCTTCTGACAGGGGAAGCTTTCCAAGAAATTAAGCAAGAACCAGAGGAGGGTCTGCAAGAGGGCTGGGAATCCCAATGGCAGGCATTCCTAAAGACAATGTCGTCCTCGCATTCACCACAGAAAAACCCACAGATGCCTCAGCACCAGTTGGTGGACAATAGTAAGGATATCCAGGCCTCCTTCAAGAGAGGACCTGATGCCAAACAGTGGCCAGAAGGACAGCATGCGATCCAAATCCTTCCAAGTCTTGGCGGCAAAGCCCATGAAAGCCAACGGCCATGCGGGAATGTGAAAGAAGAGATTCTGGATGAGGACCCCATCAGCCCGGAGCTACGATGCCAATATTTCAGGCACTGCTGCTATCAAGAGACCGAGGGGCCCCGAGGTTTTTGCAACAGGCTCCAGGAACTGTGCCGTCAATGGCTGAAGCCGGAGAAACACACcaaggagcagatcctggagctggtgatcctggagcagttcctgACGGTCCTGCCACAAGACATGCGGTGCTGGGTTAGGGAGCAGGGGCCGGAGAACTGCACCCAGGCAGTGGTCCACGCAGAAGACTTCTTGCTGAAGCTTCAGAAGACAGAGAGATGGAAACAAAAG ATATCAAGTCTTTCAGAAGACGAGGCCATTGATTCACATAAGTTGGAACACGATCCATCAGACGCCACGGAGGTGGAGGCCAAACAGGAAGGTGATGAGGTGGCCAGCTTGGTGG CAGGTGATGGGCAAGTGAGAGCAAAGGAGGAGAATCTTCAACTGAAAGGCCCTGACTGTGTAAATGTTAGTGGAATACCCATGAACGGAGCCCAAGAGACGTTTTTCCAGGGTCCAGACAAAGAAGAGATGTCTGGAAATCTGCAGGAATTAAAACATCATCGAGGAAGTCCTCTAGGAAAGCCAGCAGAACAAACCATTCATTGCAAGGAGCATGATGGAAATGTCCAAGAAAGAGTCCAGGGGCATAAGAGAGAGAAGACAACTCTTCGCTGTGGGAAAAGCATCTCTCAGAACACCATTCATTTCAACCACCAGAGAATGCAGAAGGGAGAAAAGCCATTTAAATGCTCATACTGTGGGAAAACCTCCAATGGAAGAACAAACCTCATGATACACgagagaacccacacgggggagaaaccgTATGAATGCCCCGAATGCGGGAAAAGCTTCAGCACCAGCTCAAACCTCACAAATCACAAAAGGGTGCATACAGGCGAGAAGCCATACCTGTGCTCCAACTGCGGGCAGAGCTTCAGTCACAACGCGTCCCTGATAAGACACCGGAGAACCCATACGGGAGAGAAACCGTATGTGTGCGCAGACTGCGGCAAAAGCTTCATCCAGAAGGGAGAACTGATTGCACACaagagaacccacacgggagagaaGCCCTACGAATGCACCGAGTGCGGGAGAAGCTTCAGCACCAGCTCTCACCTGATAAGACACAAGAGGGTACACACGGGCACCAAACCCCGCAGTTGCACAGACTGTGGTCAAAGTTTCCACAGGAGATCAAACCTTAAAATGCACAAGGGAACATATATTGACAATAAGCAATAA